One genomic window of Spirochaetota bacterium includes the following:
- the rplL gene encoding 50S ribosomal protein L7/L12 has protein sequence MEKLSVEELVEVIGNLTLVEAADVVKALEEKFGISAAAPVAIGPVGGVPASGGEEQAETEEKTEFDVILTGFGDKKIGVIKEVRAITALGLKEAKDLVEAGGKAVKEKISKEEAEKIKEQLENAGATVEIK, from the coding sequence ATGGAAAAGCTTTCAGTTGAAGAATTAGTAGAAGTGATCGGAAATTTGACATTAGTTGAGGCTGCAGATGTTGTAAAGGCCTTAGAAGAAAAGTTTGGAATTTCCGCAGCAGCACCTGTTGCAATCGGTCCGGTTGGAGGGGTTCCAGCCTCTGGTGGGGAAGAACAAGCGGAAACAGAAGAGAAAACTGAATTTGATGTAATCCTCACAGGTTTCGGGGATAAGAAGATTGGGGTAATTAAAGAGGTCAGGGCTATTACCGCTCTGGGCCTTAAAGAGGCAAAGGATTTAGTAGAGGCTGGTGGAAAGGCTGTTAAAGAAAAGATTTCTAAAGAAGAGGCTGAGAAGATTAAGGAACAGCTTGAAAATGCTGGAGCAACAGTTGAGATTAAATAA
- the rplJ gene encoding 50S ribosomal protein L10, protein MIKQYKIDRVAELVNKLQMKRNIILTDYSGIKVKDLSSLRMKLREKGIDYKVIKNNIFNRALQEAGFKDISNFLKGPIAVAFTNQDLSDAAKMLKEFGKEQENFSYFLGVMDDVIYEEDSLKRIADLPSKEILIGKIMSLLNTPATMLSQIINQSIASLARGIQAVAEKN, encoded by the coding sequence GTGATTAAGCAATATAAGATTGATAGAGTAGCAGAATTAGTAAACAAATTGCAAATGAAGAGGAATATTATTTTAACAGACTATTCTGGTATAAAGGTTAAAGATTTAAGTAGTTTGAGGATGAAACTCCGTGAGAAGGGCATAGACTATAAGGTAATAAAGAATAATATTTTCAATAGAGCGCTTCAAGAGGCAGGCTTTAAGGATATTAGCAATTTTCTTAAAGGTCCTATAGCTGTTGCCTTCACAAATCAAGATTTAAGTGATGCTGCAAAAATGTTGAAGGAATTTGGAAAGGAACAGGAAAACTTCAGCTATTTTTTAGGTGTAATGGATGATGTAATATATGAGGAGGATTCATTAAAGCGTATCGCAGATCTTCCATCAAAAGAAATTCTAATCGGAAAGATCATGTCGCTCTTGAACACACCTGCAACTATGCTTTCTCAAATTATAAATCAGAGTATAGCATCACTTGCGAGAGGTATACAGGCAGTTGCAGAGAAAAATTAA
- the rplA gene encoding 50S ribosomal protein L1: protein MKRGNKITNAREKVDKTKLYNVEDAVTLMKDIKYASFDETVEAAIKVIHKSYQNIRGVVTLPKGTGKTIKVLVICKGEKQQEALDSGADYVGAEDILEKIKDGWIDFQAVVATPDMMKEVGKLGPVLGRKGLMPKPKAGTVTDDIKGIVSELKGGRAEYRADKTGVIHMGVGKISFDNDSIIENIKAFYNQIVRDKPSDAKGNYIKSLHISSSMGGGIKINHKGIVR, encoded by the coding sequence ATGAAACGCGGCAATAAAATTACAAACGCAAGAGAAAAGGTTGATAAAACAAAGTTGTACAACGTTGAGGATGCTGTTACACTTATGAAGGATATCAAATATGCAAGTTTTGATGAGACTGTTGAAGCGGCTATCAAGGTTATTCATAAGAGTTATCAAAACATTAGAGGTGTAGTGACGCTTCCCAAGGGAACGGGGAAGACAATAAAGGTGCTTGTTATATGCAAAGGTGAGAAGCAGCAGGAGGCCTTGGATAGTGGGGCTGATTACGTTGGAGCAGAGGATATTCTTGAGAAGATTAAAGATGGATGGATTGATTTTCAAGCAGTAGTCGCTACACCTGATATGATGAAGGAAGTTGGAAAACTTGGGCCAGTTTTGGGAAGAAAGGGATTGATGCCTAAGCCTAAGGCCGGAACCGTTACAGATGACATAAAGGGGATTGTCTCTGAGTTGAAGGGTGGTAGGGCGGAATATAGGGCGGATAAGACGGGTGTTATTCATATGGGTGTTGGCAAGATATCTTTTGATAATGATTCAATTATTGAAAATATAAAGGCTTTCTATAATCAGATTGTCAGGGATAAGCCTTCAGATGCGAAGGGCAATTATATCAAATCTCTTCATATCTCTTCATCCATGGGAGGAGGAATCAAAATTAATCATAAGGGGATTGTAAGATAG
- the rplK gene encoding 50S ribosomal protein L11, which yields MAKEKEIAVQIKLQIPGGEANPAPPVGPALGQHGLNIMEFCKAFNERTKDQQGTILPVVISVYKDRSYTFIIKTPPAAVLIKKALNIEKGSSEPHRMHVGSIKREQLEAIAQIKMPDLNTNEVDAAIEIIGGTARSMGVTVSD from the coding sequence ATGGCAAAAGAAAAGGAAATTGCTGTACAAATTAAATTACAGATACCTGGTGGAGAGGCTAATCCTGCCCCTCCTGTTGGGCCAGCTCTGGGGCAGCATGGTTTGAACATAATGGAGTTCTGTAAGGCTTTTAATGAAAGGACCAAGGATCAACAGGGTACAATATTACCAGTTGTCATATCAGTTTACAAAGATCGATCGTATACTTTTATCATTAAGACACCTCCAGCAGCAGTATTAATTAAGAAGGCGTTAAATATTGAGAAGGGTTCTAGCGAGCCCCATCGCATGCATGTCGGAAGTATTAAGAGGGAGCAGCTTGAGGCTATAGCTCAAATCAAGATGCCTGATTTGAATACGAATGAAGTAGATGCGGCAATAGAGATTATTGGGGGAACAGCTAGGTCAATGGGAGTGACTGTTAGTGACTAG
- the nusG gene encoding transcription termination/antitermination protein NusG, whose amino-acid sequence MAKEWYVVHTYSGHENKVKLALEKKIKNLGLENKIYQIRIPSVDITEVKDGKRKVKSKKFFPGYIIIEMGLDDETWSVVRSTPGVTNFVGVYGSDKPKPLSKNEVDTLFDQMGQQKAKEKVSASIDFSIGEHVKVIDGPFSNFSGVIDEVYPDKGRVRVRVEIFGRGTPVELDYIQIGRL is encoded by the coding sequence ATGGCAAAGGAATGGTATGTCGTTCATACATATTCCGGGCATGAGAATAAGGTGAAACTCGCTCTGGAGAAAAAAATAAAGAATTTAGGATTAGAGAATAAAATATATCAGATTAGGATCCCATCTGTTGACATTACTGAAGTAAAGGATGGCAAGAGGAAGGTTAAGTCGAAAAAGTTTTTCCCTGGATATATAATAATTGAAATGGGTTTGGACGATGAAACTTGGAGTGTTGTTAGAAGCACTCCTGGTGTGACCAATTTTGTTGGTGTATATGGATCTGATAAACCGAAACCATTATCAAAAAATGAGGTTGATACACTCTTTGATCAGATGGGTCAACAGAAGGCAAAAGAGAAGGTTTCAGCCTCTATAGATTTTTCCATTGGTGAGCATGTTAAGGTCATAGATGGGCCCTTTAGTAATTTTAGTGGGGTTATAGATGAGGTGTATCCTGATAAGGGAAGGGTGAGGGTGAGAGTTGAGATATTTGGACGTGGTACACCAGTTGAATTGGATTATATTCAGATTGGAAGATTGTAG
- the secE gene encoding preprotein translocase subunit SecE produces MIKKAFDFIRESREELRKVSWPDRDEVTSFTIVVVVAVVFIAVFLWLVDTMLMSIIKRVMY; encoded by the coding sequence GTGATAAAGAAGGCATTTGATTTTATCCGCGAGTCAAGGGAAGAGCTTAGGAAGGTCAGTTGGCCTGATAGGGATGAAGTAACCAGTTTTACGATTGTTGTGGTTGTAGCGGTTGTATTTATAGCTGTCTTTTTGTGGTTGGTGGATACAATGCTTATGTCAATAATAAAGAGGGTGATGTATTAA
- the rpmG gene encoding 50S ribosomal protein L33 yields MMRDIILLSCKECKRRNYVNTKNKKNRTAKLEINKYCKFCNKHTLHKETKA; encoded by the coding sequence ATAATGAGAGATATAATCCTTTTATCTTGTAAAGAATGTAAAAGAAGAAATTACGTAAACACAAAGAATAAGAAAAACAGAACTGCGAAACTTGAGATCAATAAATATTGCAAATTCTGCAACAAGCATACGCTTCACAAGGAAACAAAAGCATAA
- a CDS encoding septal ring lytic transglycosylase RlpA family protein, with product MRYMIRFITFFWLISIFITSCTPSRSVVRDRGVNQRGIGQVSAEGDDVRHYRYEDEGRYEQVSLKRGSRYDRGNIIKEEDNANIYNKLEGDDDYNNDRNDSLSQKRFYQKGLASWYGRRFHGKITASGERFNMHRLTAAHKTLPFGTAILVKNFDNGKEVKVVVNDRGPYRDGRIIDLSYAAAKEINMITDGETEVGIKIVRNSNYNRYGSRSSGRDEIELVAGDSRRSIYGEENNFSDDLSSNRYSIQTGAFYSRRNAEKLKRRLEIMFDNPIRLVHEDDMYKVRIGGINSSIDVKRYKQRLVDEDIPCFVHFNNELISQ from the coding sequence ATGAGATATATGATAAGGTTTATTACATTTTTCTGGTTGATATCCATTTTTATTACATCATGTACACCTAGCAGGTCAGTTGTCAGAGATAGAGGTGTAAATCAGAGAGGAATAGGGCAGGTTTCTGCTGAGGGGGATGATGTAAGGCATTATCGTTATGAGGACGAGGGTAGGTATGAGCAAGTATCTCTTAAAAGAGGTAGCAGATACGATAGGGGTAATATCATTAAAGAAGAGGATAATGCTAATATATACAATAAGTTAGAGGGTGATGATGATTATAATAATGATAGGAATGATTCACTTTCGCAGAAGAGGTTCTATCAAAAAGGTTTAGCTTCATGGTATGGGAGAAGGTTCCATGGGAAGATAACAGCATCTGGGGAGAGATTCAATATGCATAGATTGACTGCTGCTCATAAGACTCTTCCCTTCGGAACAGCGATTCTTGTGAAAAATTTCGATAATGGAAAAGAGGTGAAGGTGGTGGTCAATGATAGAGGCCCCTATAGGGATGGCCGAATAATAGATCTCTCCTATGCTGCAGCTAAAGAAATCAATATGATAACAGATGGAGAGACTGAAGTAGGTATAAAGATAGTGAGGAATAGTAATTATAATAGATATGGCAGCAGGAGTTCAGGTAGGGATGAGATAGAACTTGTAGCGGGTGATAGTAGAAGGAGTATCTATGGCGAAGAGAATAATTTTTCAGATGATTTAAGCTCGAATCGTTATTCGATTCAGACTGGTGCATTCTATTCCAGGAGAAATGCGGAAAAGTTAAAGAGACGATTAGAGATTATGTTTGATAATCCTATCCGACTAGTGCATGAGGATGATATGTATAAGGTCAGGATTGGAGGCATCAATTCCTCAATAGATGTCAAGCGATATAAACAGAGATTAGTGGATGAGGATATACCATGTTTTGTGCATTTTAATAATGAATTGATCTCTCAGTAG
- a CDS encoding mechanosensitive ion channel family protein encodes MGFETLSNWFLKNPVLGQIVSICGVTLLAFAVFSITKKFLFHWLSRLIQKSKTEWDDLLLDKAVLRRIAYIAPILVVYNFAYIVPSIEQIVQRISIALMSLFVVMIIGTALSALNAIYDKLQYAKGKPIKGYIQIVKIIIYISGVIIIIGILTGRSPWFLISSIGALTAVILLIFRDTILSLVASMQMSSNDLVRVGDWIEVPAFGADGDVIDIALHTIKVQNWDKTITTIPTHKLIDVSFKNWRGMQLTGGRRVKRALYIDQASIKFCTDEMIQHFSKLSLISEYIKCKNEEILQYNRDRGIDNNQIFNGRRLTNIGTFRAYVEAYLRQHDKVHKGLTCMVRQLAPGPSGLPLEIYLFINDTVWTSYEGIQSDIFDHILAVVPEFELRIFQNPTGKDFQKITSYHSSFNM; translated from the coding sequence ATGGGATTTGAGACGCTAAGTAACTGGTTTTTAAAAAATCCAGTTTTGGGTCAGATTGTATCAATCTGTGGTGTTACCCTGTTGGCATTTGCAGTTTTTTCTATTACAAAGAAGTTTCTCTTTCATTGGCTTAGCAGACTAATACAAAAAAGCAAAACAGAGTGGGATGATCTGTTGTTGGATAAGGCGGTATTGCGTCGTATCGCATATATCGCTCCAATTCTTGTTGTATATAACTTTGCATATATAGTGCCTTCCATAGAACAGATTGTGCAACGTATTTCAATTGCTTTGATGTCATTGTTCGTTGTTATGATTATTGGAACAGCCTTAAGCGCTCTCAATGCTATTTATGATAAGCTTCAATATGCCAAGGGGAAACCTATTAAGGGATATATCCAGATTGTAAAAATTATAATATACATTTCCGGTGTAATAATTATTATCGGAATTCTTACTGGACGTTCGCCATGGTTTTTAATCAGCAGCATAGGTGCGTTAACCGCAGTAATACTTCTTATTTTTCGTGACACAATCCTGTCTCTTGTCGCAAGTATGCAGATGTCTTCCAATGACCTTGTCAGGGTTGGCGATTGGATTGAGGTGCCAGCATTTGGAGCAGATGGAGATGTGATTGATATTGCTTTGCATACGATTAAGGTACAGAATTGGGATAAGACAATAACAACAATTCCGACCCATAAGTTGATTGATGTATCCTTCAAAAACTGGCGTGGAATGCAGTTGACAGGAGGTCGAAGGGTCAAGAGAGCCCTCTATATCGATCAAGCAAGTATTAAATTTTGTACTGATGAGATGATACAACATTTCAGTAAATTAAGTTTGATTAGCGAGTATATAAAATGTAAAAATGAAGAGATTCTACAGTATAATAGGGATCGTGGTATAGATAATAATCAAATATTTAATGGACGGCGCTTGACAAATATTGGAACATTTCGAGCATACGTCGAAGCATACCTAAGGCAGCACGATAAGGTTCATAAGGGGTTAACCTGTATGGTTAGGCAATTAGCGCCAGGCCCTAGTGGATTGCCTTTGGAGATTTATCTCTTTATAAATGATACTGTTTGGACAAGTTATGAAGGAATCCAGTCTGATATATTCGATCATATTTTAGCAGTAGTACCTGAATTCGAACTCAGAATATTTCAAAATCCGACAGGTAAGGATTTTCAGAAAATTACGAGCTATCATTCGTCTTTCAATATGTAG
- a CDS encoding peptidylprolyl isomerase produces the protein MQIQKNKVVTLEYTITDEQNKVIDSSGISGLLTYIHGIGKLISGLESALAGKSVNDKINVTIQPEEGYGHRDETLLHVIPRDKFDGFGVDELKKGMQFQARGSSGIQLLTIVDIEGDNITVDSNHPLAGITANFDVLVKDIREATSDELIHGHTLNTNQ, from the coding sequence ATGCAAATTCAAAAGAATAAGGTTGTTACTCTTGAATATACCATAACCGATGAACAGAATAAAGTCATTGATAGTTCAGGAATTAGCGGACTGTTAACTTATATTCATGGTATTGGTAAACTAATCTCTGGACTGGAGTCTGCCTTAGCCGGTAAATCGGTAAATGACAAAATTAATGTTACTATTCAACCTGAAGAGGGTTATGGACATCGCGATGAAACACTACTTCATGTTATACCTAGAGATAAATTTGATGGATTCGGTGTTGATGAATTAAAGAAAGGGATGCAATTTCAGGCTAGAGGGTCATCAGGCATACAGCTTTTAACAATTGTCGATATTGAAGGGGATAATATTACCGTAGACAGTAATCATCCCTTAGCAGGAATTACAGCTAATTTTGATGTATTGGTTAAGGATATTCGTGAAGCAACGAGTGATGAGTTAATTCACGGACATACTCTTAATACTAATCAGTAA
- a CDS encoding protein-L-isoaspartate(D-aspartate) O-methyltransferase: MTRLRELMITKQIEARGIRDKRVLQVMRGIERHRFVLHRNINESYEDHPLPIGHGQTISQPYIVALMTELCELDGDEKVLEIGTGSGYQAAVLSLLAKEVYTIEIIEALGKSAKMRLKDLGYYNVHVRLGDGYYGWPEESPFDVIIITASPPKIPETLLDQLKEGGIMVAPVGEFTQQLVKLEKKQSKMVKKTITYVRFVPMVHSKKE; the protein is encoded by the coding sequence TTGACAAGATTAAGAGAATTGATGATAACTAAGCAAATTGAGGCTAGGGGAATTAGGGATAAGAGAGTATTACAGGTAATGAGAGGGATTGAGAGGCACAGGTTTGTGCTTCATCGAAATATAAATGAATCATATGAGGATCATCCATTACCAATTGGCCATGGTCAGACAATCTCGCAGCCCTATATTGTTGCCTTAATGACTGAACTCTGTGAATTGGATGGTGATGAGAAGGTTTTAGAGATTGGCACTGGTTCTGGTTACCAGGCTGCAGTATTATCCTTGCTCGCTAAGGAAGTCTATACAATAGAGATCATAGAGGCTCTCGGAAAATCAGCAAAGATGAGGCTTAAGGATTTGGGATATTACAATGTTCATGTGAGACTAGGGGATGGGTATTATGGATGGCCGGAAGAATCCCCTTTTGATGTAATTATTATTACAGCAAGTCCGCCGAAAATTCCTGAAACATTGCTTGACCAACTCAAGGAGGGAGGCATCATGGTTGCCCCAGTTGGGGAATTTACTCAACAACTTGTAAAACTTGAAAAGAAACAGAGTAAAATGGTGAAAAAGACAATTACATATGTAAGGTTTGTCCCGATGGTGCATTCAAAGAAGGAATAG
- the ptsP gene encoding phosphoenolpyruvate--protein phosphotransferase, translating into MSKKIKGIIASPGIRMGKAYIHKGISIIIPQYMINESQIENEIKRFVEALEKTKKEIVAIQEQIADNLSKDMADIFRSHLFVLEDPLIDNRVEETVRKEKRNVEWVLNDISLELIRGLSSIEDEYLRERIIDFSDISKRLINNLQKNDESNIANLDMEAIVFASDLTPSDTAMMNRENVLAFVTDKGGRTSHTAIMARALEIPALVGSIYGTSIVRDGDLVIVDAIHGEVIIGPDKEDIDSYVKCQENLRLLEIDLAKLTHLPFVTLDDVEITIHGNIELPIERDIVKEHGAQGIGLFRSEFLFLDKSLPDEENQLKEYRKVVDYFNPDPVTIRTLDVGGDKIFSYTDDYKERNPFLGCRAIRFSLQNIDLFITQIRAILRASYFGNVKLMFPMISTVEEIIRAKNIVYDIMNDLRRERIPFDANIPIGIMIEVPSVVINADILSEYCDFFSVGTNDLVQYTLAVDRISEKISSLYNPLNLSVLRLLKYIVDIANQYSVPLSICGEMAGEPKYTMLLLGLGFRNLSMGSSFMYQIKRIIRSVTIDECEALANEILCLTKTDDIEKRILSELKTKFPMMDI; encoded by the coding sequence ATGTCTAAAAAAATAAAGGGGATAATAGCCTCCCCAGGAATTAGAATGGGAAAGGCATATATACACAAGGGGATTAGTATAATAATACCTCAATATATGATTAATGAAAGTCAAATTGAGAATGAAATCAAGAGATTTGTGGAAGCCTTAGAGAAGACCAAAAAGGAGATTGTGGCAATACAGGAGCAAATTGCTGATAATCTCTCAAAGGATATGGCAGATATTTTCCGAAGTCATCTATTTGTTTTAGAAGATCCACTTATTGATAATAGAGTTGAAGAGACTGTAAGAAAAGAAAAGAGAAATGTCGAATGGGTGCTGAATGATATTTCTTTAGAACTGATTAGAGGATTGAGTTCTATTGAAGATGAATACCTTAGAGAGAGAATAATTGATTTCTCTGACATAAGTAAACGTTTAATAAACAATCTACAAAAAAATGATGAATCAAATATAGCCAATTTGGATATGGAGGCAATAGTATTCGCATCCGATCTTACACCTTCTGATACAGCGATGATGAATAGAGAGAATGTGTTGGCCTTTGTAACAGACAAGGGAGGCAGAACCTCTCATACCGCAATTATGGCAAGAGCCCTGGAAATACCCGCCCTAGTAGGGAGCATATACGGCACATCGATTGTGCGGGATGGAGACCTTGTCATAGTTGATGCGATTCATGGGGAGGTGATAATAGGCCCTGATAAAGAGGATATTGATTCATATGTCAAGTGTCAAGAGAATCTAAGGCTTTTAGAGATTGATCTTGCAAAACTAACCCATTTGCCATTTGTAACCCTGGATGATGTTGAGATCACCATTCATGGAAATATAGAACTACCCATTGAGAGAGATATTGTCAAAGAGCATGGAGCTCAGGGAATAGGCCTTTTCAGGTCTGAATTTCTCTTTCTCGATAAATCATTACCTGATGAAGAGAACCAATTAAAAGAATATAGAAAGGTTGTTGATTATTTTAATCCTGATCCTGTTACAATCAGGACATTAGATGTTGGTGGCGATAAAATTTTTTCATATACCGATGATTATAAAGAGAGAAATCCCTTCCTAGGTTGTCGTGCCATAAGATTTAGTCTGCAGAATATTGACCTTTTTATCACTCAGATCAGGGCAATCTTAAGGGCCAGTTATTTCGGTAATGTGAAATTGATGTTTCCTATGATTTCAACAGTGGAAGAAATCATAAGGGCAAAAAATATTGTTTATGATATAATGAATGACCTTAGAAGAGAACGTATACCCTTTGATGCAAATATTCCCATAGGAATAATGATAGAAGTACCATCGGTCGTAATAAACGCTGATATCCTCTCTGAATATTGTGATTTCTTTTCAGTTGGCACAAATGATCTTGTACAGTACACCCTTGCAGTTGACAGGATAAGCGAAAAAATATCATCCCTATATAATCCACTTAACCTATCGGTCTTACGACTTCTGAAATATATTGTGGATATTGCGAATCAATATTCTGTGCCTCTATCAATTTGCGGTGAAATGGCAGGCGAGCCAAAATATACTATGCTTCTCTTAGGATTAGGATTCAGGAATCTATCTATGGGGTCTTCATTCATGTATCAGATAAAACGTATTATACGATCAGTTACAATTGATGAATGTGAAGCCCTTGCAAATGAAATTTTGTGTCTTACGAAAACGGATGATATAGAGAAGAGAATATTATCTGAACTCAAAACTAAATTTCCCATGATGGATATTTGA